From the Desulfosarcina sp. BuS5 genome, one window contains:
- a CDS encoding ATP-binding response regulator: MSRIKIFVVEDEAIVARDLKNSLENLGYEVDDVVASGEEAVARALALSPDLVLMDIMLKGYMDGIEAAAKIRKEIDLPVIYLTAYADDDTLKRAKITTPLGYILKPFDERELHTAIEIGLYKHKMEMELKESKEWLMTVLKSIGDAVIATDNNGRVTFMNPVAENLTGWRQEDATGEELTEIFNIVNEQTHAVVKNPVDKVLKTGLIVGLANHTMLISKNGSIIPVDDSAAPVKDEKGNVSGVVLVFRDVTERRRIEQQRLKTQKLESLGILAGGIAHDFNNILTGILGNITLSKMYLDANDKAYSKLEDAEKASLRARDLTRQLLTFARGGAPVKETISVREIIDESAYFALCGSNVKCDFIIPDDLRPLKADAGQLSQVISNLVINANQSMPQGGTIKITLENIDIDHKSGPSIKPGQYIKITVKDAGHGIPNKYLAKIFDPYFTTKQAGNGLGLATVFSIINRHNGYIFVESEIGKGTTFFIYLPVFTETVIHKKKKKNIITGKGRILVMDDEAMVLEVSGAMIKSLGYETAFAENGSEAVAKYKEAMDTGKPFDMVILDLTVQGGMGGREAVKRLFEIDPQVKAIVSSGYSVDSAMAKFEEYGFIDVLVKPYKLEILSKTLHRVNEI, from the coding sequence ATGTCCAGGATTAAAATTTTTGTAGTAGAGGATGAGGCTATTGTAGCGCGAGACCTGAAAAACAGCCTGGAAAATTTAGGCTATGAGGTTGATGATGTGGTAGCCTCAGGTGAAGAAGCAGTGGCAAGAGCTTTGGCATTATCTCCCGATTTAGTGCTGATGGATATTATGCTAAAGGGATATATGGACGGGATTGAAGCTGCTGCCAAGATAAGGAAGGAGATTGATCTGCCGGTTATATATCTTACAGCATATGCGGATGACGATACCTTAAAGCGTGCCAAAATAACCACTCCATTAGGTTATATTCTCAAACCCTTTGACGAAAGAGAACTGCATACCGCCATAGAGATAGGACTGTACAAACACAAGATGGAGATGGAGCTGAAAGAATCAAAAGAATGGCTGATGACTGTGCTTAAAAGCATCGGTGACGCTGTGATTGCCACGGATAATAATGGCCGGGTGACATTTATGAATCCGGTAGCTGAAAATCTTACCGGCTGGCGCCAGGAGGATGCAACCGGAGAGGAGCTGACCGAAATTTTTAACATAGTTAATGAACAGACCCATGCCGTTGTTAAAAATCCGGTGGATAAAGTTCTGAAAACCGGTCTTATAGTGGGTCTGGCCAATCATACCATGCTTATCTCAAAAAACGGCTCAATCATACCTGTCGACGACAGCGCCGCCCCGGTCAAGGATGAAAAGGGCAACGTTTCCGGTGTTGTCCTTGTTTTTAGAGATGTTACTGAAAGAAGACGGATAGAGCAGCAACGCTTGAAAACACAGAAACTCGAGTCCCTCGGAATTCTTGCCGGAGGCATTGCCCATGATTTTAATAATATATTAACCGGGATTCTCGGAAATATAACCTTGTCAAAAATGTATCTTGATGCAAATGATAAGGCTTACAGCAAACTCGAAGATGCTGAAAAAGCGTCTTTGCGAGCCAGGGATTTGACCCGGCAACTGCTGACATTCGCAAGGGGCGGAGCGCCGGTTAAAGAGACCATATCTGTCCGGGAAATTATTGACGAATCGGCATATTTTGCATTATGCGGCTCCAATGTTAAATGCGATTTTATTATTCCGGACGACCTCCGGCCTTTAAAGGCGGACGCCGGCCAGTTAAGTCAGGTTATCTCCAATCTGGTTATCAACGCCAACCAGTCCATGCCCCAGGGCGGGACCATCAAAATAACGCTTGAAAACATTGATATAGATCACAAATCAGGCCCTTCCATAAAGCCCGGCCAATATATAAAAATAACCGTAAAAGACGCGGGCCATGGAATCCCGAATAAATATCTTGCAAAAATTTTCGACCCGTATTTTACTACCAAACAGGCTGGAAACGGTTTGGGGCTGGCCACCGTCTTTTCGATTATAAACAGACACAATGGATATATATTTGTTGAATCAGAGATCGGAAAAGGGACAACCTTTTTCATATATCTGCCTGTTTTTACAGAGACTGTTATTCATAAAAAGAAGAAAAAAAATATCATTACCGGAAAAGGCCGGATACTGGTGATGGATGATGAAGCTATGGTTCTGGAAGTTTCCGGGGCTATGATAAAATCACTCGGTTATGAAACCGCCTTTGCCGAAAATGGGTCCGAAGCTGTTGCAAAATATAAAGAAGCTATGGATACAGGCAAGCCGTTCGATATGGTTATTCTCGACCTGACCGTGCAAGGCGGGATGGGCGGCCGTGAAGCAGTAAAAAGATTGTTTGAAATTGACCCGCAAGTAAAAGCGATTGTATCGAGTGGATATTCAGTCGATTCCGCCATGGCAAAGTTTGAAGAATACGGGTTTATTGATGTGCTTGTAAAGCCTTACAAGCTTGAAATTCTGAGTAAAACTTTGCACAGGGTTAATGAAATATGA